The DNA sequence TTATGTGAGTGTGATATAATTTTTGATAACATTGTTGCCAAAGCCAAGCCACCGCGATTTTTGCTGCAGCACACAACAGGCACAAATCTCAGTTTCTAAAATAGAGTTTAAAATCCACAGATTCAATATTTCAGTCTATAATCATAACCTTTAAAAAGAATAAGCTGAATATCTAACTTTAACAATTACCTTAAATTCAAATAAACAAGACTTTTGTTGTATGACATTGCTTCCTGAAGTTCATTGCACCCAGAAAATCCAAGTCCAATGCCTTCAATGTCAAGTCGTTCAGTGGGgacatttttcaagaattttgcaaGAGCAGTTGCAACAGGGCTGAATTCGAGTAAAATCTTAGCCATAGAAAAGGAACTTCTTTCAAGGATATCACACATAGATATAAAATTGGTACATATTCGgatatgtttttatatttttacCTGCCCAAGTCATTATAAGCAAGTCCCAGTGAATGAACCGGTTTCTTCAAAATTGATAGGCTGTCAAAGAGCAAAGATGCCCCTACACAAGAAATATTGCAATTTGCAATATTGACATCCACCATATGCATATCATTGCTGAGAATGTGTTGGAAATAGGGAATCAAAACCCTGCACATTAATCCATTCTAAATGTTTTAATCTTTTGATAGATTATAAATAATCTTATGTTCTGCAATTAAACTGGATATCCCAGAACCTAACCTTACACCATCATCTCCAATGGGATTATCACTTAGATCGAATTTTTGCAGTTCAGGCATACACTCCAGGATTTTTTCTAATATATCCACATCGTGGCTTTCTAGCAAGTTTCCTCTGAGATCAAATAACCAATTTCATTAAACTGGTACAGCCTATGgataaataaatgaaaaagaatGACCTTGATGCTTCTTAGAAAATTTTGAACCTTAGATTAAGCTCAGTTAGCGATTGCAAAAAATATTGTCCATTTCTTGGTAATGAACTAATTTTGAAAGAATTCAGAAGTTCTGAAGAAAGCCAGCCAGAAAGCTGCAAAATCAGCAAAGG is a window from the Cryptomeria japonica unplaced genomic scaffold, Sugi_1.0 HiC_scaffold_2758, whole genome shotgun sequence genome containing:
- the LOC131873587 gene encoding uncharacterized protein LOC131873587 (The sequence of the model RefSeq protein was modified relative to this genomic sequence to represent the inferred CDS: added 131 bases not found in genome assembly) gives rise to the protein ILCNICEACLARYLRSLKFSDNDFESTIAASIFTSLLQSQSGLTVLELCDNKLSGWLSSELLNSFKISSLPRNGQYFLQSLTELNLRGNLLESHDVDILEKILECMPELQKFDLSDNPIGDDGVRVLIPYFQHILSNDMHMVDVNIANCNISCVGASLLFDSLSILKKPVHSLGLAYNDLGSPVATALAKFLKNVPTERLDIEGIGLGFSGCNELQEAMSYNKSLVYLNLSKNRGGLALATMLSKIISHSHKISVINAGYNFLCLESLKLIATGLKQSKGQIRCVDLRGNSDGYHAKTLSIFNEFQSDGKSVEIAKLLTATY